A window of Pirellula sp. SH-Sr6A contains these coding sequences:
- a CDS encoding ClpP family protease, producing the protein MPPVFDSHAYQSYQRQRQMTLGDLLLENRIVFLQGEIYTGNANEVVMKLLYLQSENRRKDIHFYINSPGGEVVSTLAIYDTMQMLSCPVATYCVGQAASGGAVLLAGGSPGKRYCLPNSTVMVHQPHGGVRGQVSDIEIQAKEILRMRTQLNEILSKHTGKPVDQIAKDTERDFFLTAQQAKDYGLVDHLLTKQQSEEESN; encoded by the coding sequence ATGCCGCCAGTGTTTGATTCACATGCTTATCAGAGCTACCAGCGCCAGCGTCAGATGACGTTGGGGGATTTGCTTTTGGAGAACCGCATCGTGTTCCTCCAAGGAGAGATCTACACCGGCAACGCCAATGAAGTGGTGATGAAGCTCCTTTATTTGCAGAGCGAGAATCGTCGCAAGGACATTCACTTCTACATCAATTCGCCGGGTGGTGAAGTGGTTTCGACCTTGGCCATCTACGACACGATGCAGATGCTTTCTTGCCCGGTCGCGACATACTGCGTCGGTCAAGCGGCCAGCGGTGGCGCCGTTTTGCTCGCAGGTGGTTCCCCAGGAAAGCGATATTGTTTGCCCAACAGCACCGTGATGGTCCACCAGCCGCACGGTGGGGTTCGCGGCCAAGTCTCCGATATCGAAATCCAGGCCAAAGAGATTCTTCGTATGCGAACCCAGCTCAACGAGATTCTCTCCAAGCACACCGGCAAGCCGGTGGACCAGATCGCCAAAGACACCGAACGCGACTTCTTCTTGACCGCCCAACAGGCCAAGGATTATGGACTTGTAGATCACTTGCTCACCAAACAGCAGAGCGAAGAAGAGAGCAACTAG
- a CDS encoding purine-nucleoside phosphorylase, which yields MLDLYDKIQESTDFIRKAWSRTPHAGIILGTGLGPLVQRIEVEAAIDYAEIPHFLKSTATSHRGRLVCGMLCGLPVMAMEGRFHMYEGYPLKEITLPVRIMKALGAELLLVSNACGGMNPLYKAGDIMLIDDHINLLGDNPLIGINDDRLGPRFPDMSAPYDAELIDAALRVARKNDIVAHRGVFVAVAGPNLETRAEYRFLRMIGADVVGMSTVPEVIVAVHSSMRCVGFSVITDMCLPDALEAADVSKIIAIANDAEPRLTALVTGVLEYEKNRSGK from the coding sequence ATGCTAGACCTTTACGACAAAATCCAGGAATCGACCGACTTCATCCGCAAGGCTTGGAGTCGGACACCCCACGCAGGGATTATCCTGGGAACGGGTCTAGGTCCTTTGGTGCAGCGGATTGAAGTAGAAGCGGCGATCGATTACGCCGAGATTCCTCACTTTTTGAAGTCGACCGCCACGTCGCACCGAGGCCGGTTGGTTTGCGGCATGCTCTGCGGACTACCTGTCATGGCGATGGAAGGCCGATTTCACATGTACGAAGGGTATCCGCTCAAGGAGATCACCCTCCCGGTGCGGATCATGAAAGCGCTCGGTGCTGAGCTACTGCTGGTTTCGAATGCTTGCGGTGGAATGAATCCTCTGTACAAAGCAGGGGACATTATGCTCATCGACGATCATATCAATCTGCTGGGAGACAACCCGCTCATCGGCATCAACGACGATCGGCTCGGGCCTCGATTCCCGGATATGTCGGCGCCTTACGACGCCGAGTTGATCGACGCGGCGTTGCGCGTCGCCAGGAAAAACGATATCGTCGCCCATCGCGGCGTGTTTGTCGCCGTGGCGGGTCCGAATTTGGAGACGAGAGCTGAATATCGATTCCTGCGTATGATCGGCGCCGATGTGGTCGGAATGTCGACGGTTCCAGAAGTGATTGTGGCGGTCCATTCCTCCATGCGTTGCGTGGGATTCTCGGTGATCACCGATATGTGTCTACCCGATGCCCTCGAAGCAGCCGACGTCTCCAAGATCATTGCGATTGCCAACGATGCGGAGCCACGCTTGACCGCTTTGGTCACCGGTGTTCTCGAATACGAAAAGAATCGCAGCGGAAAGTAG
- a CDS encoding NAD(P)-dependent oxidoreductase, which translates to MISIHPETTRLGWIGTGVMGRSMCTHLLKAGYSLSVYNRTPEKSDSLVQMGARRCESPLQVAQNSDVVFSMVGYPSDVEEVLLGESGALRGLRSGGILVDMTTSRPALAEAVYDKAKQMGCHALDAPVSGGDIGAKEARLSIMVGGDRDVFDALVPLWKSMGKTYVYQGPAGSGQHTKMVNQILIASSMVGLCEALLYATRSGLDPQTVLESVSSGAAGSWSLSNLTPRILREDYSPGFFVDHFVKDLGIVLDEAARMQLQLPGVELAIDLYRKLQGMGHGSSGTQALWLAVSR; encoded by the coding sequence ATGATCAGTATCCACCCGGAAACAACTCGGCTTGGTTGGATCGGGACCGGAGTGATGGGGCGCAGTATGTGCACCCATTTGTTGAAAGCTGGCTACTCCCTTTCCGTCTACAATCGAACTCCCGAGAAGAGCGATTCACTGGTCCAGATGGGAGCTCGTCGTTGCGAGTCGCCTTTGCAAGTGGCTCAGAACAGCGATGTTGTCTTTTCGATGGTCGGGTACCCGAGCGATGTCGAAGAAGTCCTCTTGGGAGAGTCTGGTGCTCTTCGGGGATTGCGTTCCGGAGGAATCCTGGTCGATATGACCACCAGCCGCCCTGCTTTGGCGGAGGCGGTTTATGACAAGGCCAAGCAGATGGGGTGTCATGCTCTCGATGCGCCGGTCTCCGGAGGCGATATCGGAGCGAAAGAGGCACGGCTTTCCATCATGGTCGGCGGCGATCGAGACGTCTTCGATGCGCTGGTGCCCCTTTGGAAATCGATGGGTAAGACCTACGTTTACCAGGGGCCTGCAGGGAGTGGCCAACACACCAAGATGGTGAATCAGATTTTGATCGCATCCAGCATGGTTGGACTTTGCGAAGCGTTGCTTTATGCGACACGCAGCGGGCTGGATCCCCAGACGGTTCTCGAATCGGTGTCGTCGGGGGCAGCGGGTAGTTGGTCCTTGTCGAATCTCACCCCACGCATCTTGCGAGAGGACTATTCTCCGGGCTTTTTCGTCGATCACTTTGTCAAGGATTTGGGGATTGTTCTCGACGAGGCGGCCCGTATGCAATTGCAGTTGCCAGGGGTCGAGCTCGCGATCGATCTTTATCGAAAGCTTCAAGGGATGGGGCATGGCTCCAGCGGCACCCAAGCATTGTGGCTTGCGGTCAGTCGTTAA
- a CDS encoding ATP-dependent Clp protease proteolytic subunit translates to MPLIPYVIEKSGREERAYDIYSRLLKDRIIFLGQQVDDEIANALVAQMLFLQSDDPKADIHMYINSPGGSVSAGMAIYDTMQFVSCDVATYCIGQAASMGAVLLTAGAKNKRYSLPNSRIMIHQPLAGMQGTAEEISIHVTEFRRTKRRLNEILIKHCGQSLEKIEQDTDRDRFMDPEEAVSYGLIDKVIDSMPRVEAPAT, encoded by the coding sequence ATGCCATTGATCCCTTATGTCATCGAGAAAAGCGGACGCGAAGAGCGCGCTTACGACATTTACAGCCGATTGCTGAAAGATCGGATCATTTTCTTGGGTCAACAGGTGGATGACGAGATCGCCAATGCGCTCGTTGCCCAGATGTTGTTCCTGCAGAGCGATGATCCGAAGGCGGACATCCATATGTACATCAACAGCCCTGGCGGCAGCGTCAGCGCCGGGATGGCGATCTACGATACGATGCAATTTGTATCCTGCGATGTGGCGACCTACTGCATTGGCCAAGCTGCTTCGATGGGTGCGGTTTTGCTAACCGCGGGCGCAAAGAATAAGCGCTACTCGCTCCCGAATTCCCGTATCATGATCCACCAGCCTCTGGCGGGTATGCAGGGAACGGCCGAAGAAATTTCTATCCACGTAACAGAGTTCCGACGAACCAAACGACGCTTGAACGAGATTCTGATCAAGCACTGCGGTCAATCGCTCGAGAAGATCGAACAAGATACGGATCGCGACCGCTTTATGGATCCGGAAGAGGCAGTATCGTACGGTTTGATCGACAAGGTCATCGATTCGATGCCACGTGTCGAAGCCCCCGCGACTTGA
- a CDS encoding DMT family transporter, with amino-acid sequence MAWLYLIVAGVLEVVWAYSMKQSEGFTRFVPSVVTIVVMIASFALLSLSMKSLPLGTAYMVWTGIGAVGAFLVGLILLGEPIHWLRIVAAILITTGVVAMKLSSDH; translated from the coding sequence ATGGCGTGGCTCTATTTGATCGTCGCGGGCGTTTTGGAAGTAGTGTGGGCTTACTCGATGAAGCAATCCGAGGGGTTCACACGCTTCGTCCCCTCTGTCGTCACGATCGTCGTCATGATTGCGAGTTTCGCCCTCCTCTCGCTTTCGATGAAGTCGTTGCCGTTGGGAACCGCGTATATGGTCTGGACGGGGATCGGTGCCGTGGGGGCGTTTCTGGTGGGCCTCATTCTGTTGGGAGAGCCAATCCACTGGCTGCGTATTGTCGCTGCAATTTTGATCACGACGGGAGTCGTCGCGATGAAGCTTTCGTCGGATCACTGA